The window TTTATGAGAGAAGGGCTAAAAAACTTGATTGACTGGAAAGAACTCGGGTTTGAGATAGTGGGCGAGGCAGAAGATGGTCTTTCTGCTTTTGAGTTTATGGAAAAGATGCAGGTTGACGTGCTCATCAGCGATATCAAGGTTCCGCTTTTAAGTGGTCTTGACCTTATCGAGAAGGTTAAAAGGGAGATAAAAAATCCGCCTGAAGTGATAATCATCAGTGGTTATGCAGATTTTGAATATGCAAAAAAAGCTATCCAGCACGGTGTTGTCAATTACATATTAAAGCCCATTGAAGAAGAAGAGCTTGTTGACACGCTCATGAAAATAAAGTCAAAACTCAAAAAGAGAGAGTTAATTAAAGAAGGTAAAAGCTTGCTTGCTCTTGAGAAAAGTTTTGAAGAAACGATAGAAAATAGCAATATTAATATAGAAAATGGAGTTTATGTTGGAATAGTTTATTTTAAAGAAATGTCGAACTGGCTTAGTCTCTATCTTGATGAGAGAATTGAAAATATGTTGTTAAGGATAAAGGAGTGTTTTGAGCAGTTTAAAAGAGAAGGACTTGTGTATGAGTTTTCAGAGGTTGAAGGCAAGTACTACGTAGTTGCAACATCTGAAGAGGACATCAAAAAGGCATATCAGAGCATAAAAAATATTGTTGACTTTGCAACAGAGATTGTGTTTGCTTTTTCAAGAAAGATTTCAAAATGGACTCAATTTTTTGATGCTATTTACGAAGCAGCATACTCTTTGAACTTTGCACTTTTTTACAATCAGACAGGAATCGCATTTTATAGTAGCAGTCTGCCCAGTTCAAAAGAGCTTTTGTACTTAAAAGAATATGACAAAAAACTCATTTTGGCTATTGAAGAAGAGAATAGCCAGAACCTACAAAAGATAATTAAAGAAATGATTGAGGATATTAAAAAAGAAAGGTATCAGCTTGACTTTTTGAGGACGTATTTGAGCTTTGTAGTGGTATCTATAAGCTCTTATTTTAGTAGGATGGGTCTAAATTTAGAAGATGAAATAGAGTACTTTTCAAGTTTGAAGTTGGAATTTTCAAACGTTGAGGATATAGAAAAAAGTATGCTAAAATTTTGTGAAGGAGTACTGAACAAGTTTAGGCATTGGAAAACAAGCCTATCTAACGGTATCATGAGCGAGCTTGAAAAGTATATAAAGGAAAACTATAACAAGAACCTGACATTGAAATCTGTTGCGCAAAAGTTTTATCTGAATCCTGTGTACTTGGGTCAGCTTTTCAAAAAGCATTACGGAATGTATTTCAACTCTTATTTGCAAAAGATACGAGTTGAAGAAGCAAAAAGGCTTTTGTTGTCCACTAATATGAAAATATACGAAATTTCACAGGCAGTTGGGTACAACGACACAGACTATTTTATACAGTGTTTTGCAAAATTTTGCAACATGACGCCTAATCAGTATAGGAAAAAGTACAGAAAAGTATAAAAAGAAGGCTGGGACTTTTGCAAAAAGCACATTCCCAGCCTTCTTTTGTTTTTATGTGAGGAGGAGAACTTATTTTATAAGTTATTTCTAACTTCCCACGCTGCAAGAACCATATTTTGCAATGTTGGTAAAACTTCTTCTTCTTTTCTGGTTTTAAGACCGCAGTCAGGGTTTACCCACAGCCTGTCTTTTCCAACCTTTTCTATCATCTTTAAAATGAGCTTTTTCATCTCTTCCTTTGATACAATCCTTGGTGAGTGAACATCAAACACGCCAGGACCTACCTCAGCTTTTAAACTGCTTTTGTTTATGCTGTCAAGCAAGGTAAAATCAGATTTAGCTGCCTCAAAAGTTATAACATCAACGTCCATCTTTGCTATTTCGTCTAAAAGCTCGTCAAAGTTGCTATAACACATATGTGTGTGGATTTGAGTTTCTGGTTTTACCTTTGAGCATGTGAGTTTAAATGCCTTTATTGCCCATGATAAATATTCACTTTGTTCAGATCGTCTTAGCGGCAGTTTTTCAATCAGTGCTGCCTCGTCAATCTGAATAATCTTTACACCTTCTTTTTCAAGTTCTAAAACCTCTTCTTTTATTGCAAGAGCAAGCTGGAAAGCAACATTTTTTAATGGTATGTCTTCACGCACAAACGACCAGTTAAGGATTGTCACAGGCCCTGTCAAAATTCCCTTAACAGGTTTTTTTGTTAGGCTCTGTGCATATTTTATATACTCAACTGTAATCGGTCTTTTTCTCTTTATGTCTGAGAATATTATTGGTGGTTTTACGCATCTTGTACCGTATGATTGAACCCAGCCGTTTTGAGTAATTAAAAACCCTTCTAAATTTTCACCAAAAAACTCTACCATGTCATTTCTCTCATATTCGCCATGGACGAGCACATCAAGCCCGATTTCTTCCTGAAGCTTTATTACCCTTTCAATTTTGGATTTTATAAAGCTTTCATATTCTTCAAATGTTATCTCACCTTTTTTGAGTTTGCTTCGAGCGGACCTTACATCTTGGGTTTGTGGGAATGACCCAATTGTTGTTGTCGAAAGTTGTGGAAGCTTTAAAACCTCTTTTTGAAGCTTAATTCTTTCTTCAAAACATGGTTTTCTTTCAAAGTCATCGTCTGTAAGATTATTTACAGCTGTGCTGATATCTGAAATCTTATTTTTCTCAAGTTCTTCAAAAAGCTGAACATTTTTAATATACATACTATTTGCAGTAAAGTTTTCTTGAGAGAATAAAAGTTTTAGATCAGACAGTTCTTTTAATTTTTCTTCAGCAAACGCTAAAAACTTCTTTTTTTCGCTATCAAGATTTGTTTCGAACTTTAAAGAGTATGGCACAAAGAGCAAAGAACATGATGTTGAAATTACAATGTTTTTCTTGTCAACAAAGGAGGAGAGCATATTTAAAAGCTCAAGCGTATTTTTGTAGTTGTTTTTAAACACATTTCTGCCGTTTACAACTCCAGCAACCAAGAACTTTTCCTGTGGGAAACCAAATTTTTTAATCAGATCTAAATTGAATTTTCCATCAACAAAGTCAAGTCCAATTGCGTCAAAATCAAGGGAGATTATCTTTTCAAAACAGTCTCTGACATCTCCAAAATAGGTTTGAAGAAGTACCTTTAGATTTCCTTTATGAGAAAGAAGATTGCGATAGAAACTTTCAAAAAGTTCTATATCTTTTGTACTCAAGTCAGTGACAAGTATTGGCTCATCTATCTGAACAAACTCGCAACCCAACTCTTCAAACCTTCTTAGTATTTGAATATATACATCAAGTAGCTTTTCCCAAAAAGATTTGTCATACATATCAACATTCGATTTTTTGGAAAGCTTCAGAAAAGTAAGAGCACCGATTATCACCGGTTTTGTCTTGATTCCTATCGAAAATGCTTCGGCAAATTCATCAAAAGGTTTTGTTGATGAAAGCTCAAATTTGGTTTTTTCAGTGATTTCAGGTACAAGATAATGATAGTTTGTAAAGAACCACTTTTTCATTGGCAAAGCTTTAAAGTCGTTTTTTTGGTCTTGATACCCTTTTGCAAGAGCAAAGTATAGGTCAAGGTCGTCTGAAAAAACCGACTTGTATTCCTCAGGTATTGATCCTACAAGCATTGCATGGTCTAAAAAAGTGTCATAAAACGAAAAATCATTTGATGATATAAGGTCAACACCATACTCTTTTTGAAGTTGCCAGTGAGTTTTTTTCAACTCTTTTGAATTTTGTATTAGTTCTTCTTTTGAAAGCTTTTTGTCAAGATAGCTCTCAACCCATTTTTTAAGTTCTCTATTCTGGCCTATTCTTGGAAAACCAACAACTGAAATCATCTTACACTTTCAACCTCCTAACTAAAATTTTTTCTTATGCCCAAAACAAAATGGGCCTTTACTGCCGTCAAAAAGGCACAAATTGCGTCAAGGCAGTAAAGACCCATTACTAGCGTTTTCAAAAAGCTTTTGCTTTTAAAATGCTTTTTTAAAAAAGAATAAAAGCTTTTAAAACAATGTATGACAAGGGCTAAAAAAGAACAAAACACCCCTCCGGTCTTTACCACCTTGACTGTACTTCCCACCGAAGACAGTACAAGGCATCTCAAACAGGCAGGTCTCCTGGCTCGCACCTCATCCAAAACCCTCTTTGGCCTTCCCAGAAGGCAAGCCCCACTTTTCAGGAGAGGAACCCAACCTTCCAGTGGCAAAAGTTTATTGAGGGCTTGTCAGTGCTCACAGTAGCGGGGGCTGCAGCGGATTTTCACCGCTTTCCCTATTAAGCCGCCAAATGGCAGCACCTGCTTGATAGGTAAAGGTGCCTATCGCAAATATTCAATTTTTCAAACTTTGTATTGCATATTTGCAATGAAAATTGACAATTGTATTTATGCAATGAATTTTATATCAAACATGTTAATTGAAAAGTTAGGAGTTGTCAATATATTAAAAATTTTTGATATATAACTGTGATTGCAACAACAAATGAAACTATAAAAACAACATTGAAGTTATTTTTATAGAGAAGATAAATAAGCAAGTTTATGTATTTTTCAAAGCTTTATCGTGTTCAACAATATTTCTAAAAATTATTCCATCTTCTTTGTACTGCCATGTCAGTCTTATTCCCATCGTAATGCCTGTTTCAAATATATCTTTTGTCCCTTGGATTTTTTTAGTTTGCAAAAAAGGGTGGTATGAATTTTGTAATAATAGTTCTAACTTTTTCTTTAGTATCTTTTTTGCATCTGGTGGCAATTTGTTTACTTTTTCTTTGAAAAGTTGCGAGTAATAAATCTTCATTCGTCATTCAACCCAAATCATCAAATAACTCTTGCAACGAATTAGCCACCATGAGTTTGCCTTCCTTGATTTCCTGTTCTACAGTTGCTTCTTCTCTTTGCCACTTCTCAGAGTAAAACCACCCCTGCTCTTTCGCAATAGTTACTACAGGCGTTAAAATTATCCTACCATCCTTCTCCTCTATTTGTAATAAATCACCTACACGCAAGTCTAATTTCTTCAGAATTTGAGCTGGAATTATCACTCGGGATTTTTACTTTATTTAAACTATCACCATTTCTCACCTCTTAAAGCTTAGAAAGTTTTACTTTCTAACTTTAGTATATTCTTGCTAAATATTTTTCAATTTAAAATATTAAGTCCAAGAATTTCAGCATATCAATCTTTTCCCTTATTTCCATTCCCTTTGTTGTAAGATAATTTCCAACCATACAACCATTTATTCCACATTCATATGCCATTATTTCCTTATCTCCGAGTGCATTTTCTTTCCCGCCTGCAAGAAGAATGGTCTTCCTTGGTAGTATAATTCTAAATAGTGCCAGGGTGATAAAAATTTCGTTTTGGTCTATGATCTTCATATCTTCCAAAGGCGTGCCTTTTATTGGGTTTAATATGTTGATTGGAACAGAATCAACCTTTAATTCTCTCAGTTCAAATGCAAGCTTAATTCTCTCAATCATATCCTCGCCCATTGAAATTATTCCACCACTGCAGATTTCAAGACCTGCCTCTTTTGCAATCTTTAAAGTCTCAATCTTTTGCTGATGAGTATGGGTGGAGCAGATATTTTTAAAATATGTGCTGGATGTCTCTAAGTTATTGTGATACTTTACAACCCCAGCTTTCAATAACTTTTTTGCCCTTTCTTGAGTAAGAAAGCCGAGCGATGCACACAAAAGAATGTTATAATTCTTTGAGATATATGAATAGATGTCTAAAATTTTTTCGAATTCTGAGTCATTAAGCTTTTCACCACTTGTGACTAAGGAAAATCTTTTTGCTGGAAAAGATATTACATTCTCAAGATACTCTGTTACCTCATCAAGCGTTGCAAGATCTTTTATCTCAATTGAACAACTGTGATGGATAGACTGGGAGCAAAACTTGCAGTCTTGAGAACAAAGTCCTACCTTTGCAGGGAAAATAGAGCAAAGCTCAATTGTGTTTTCAAAATAATGTTGTTTTATAGTATTGGCAAGGTTTTTTACCAGGTCTGCATCATGTTTTGCAATTTCATAAAGTATAATTGCCTCATTGAAATTAATATCTCTCTCATACTCAACTATCATTTTTTCAACTTCTTTAACAAATTGAACTGATTGAAAAAAATTCAGCAACTAAATCATCTCCAAACGAAAATGTTTAATTTTAATGATAGCATATAAATTACAAATAGTAAACTATAAATTAAAATACGGTTTACATAGAAGCAAAAAAATAATTGTTTCAAAGAAGAAGATACGAAAGATGTCTAACAATAAAAATAAACTCGTACAAAAATTATTGTTTACTGGTGCAAGGTTTTTGAAGGGAAAGTTGCCTTTTTAATTCCAATTTAAACCACCTAAAAACCCAATAAAAATGGCGGAGAGAGAGGGATTTGAACCCTCGGTACCCCTTTTGGGGGTACACACGATTTCCAGTCGTGCGCCTTCGACCACTCGGCCATCTCTCCGCTACTATTCCCTTTTCACTTTATCTATTATAAGGCATATTTTGAGTTTTGACAATGGGAAAGTTAGAAGCAAGAAGTAAAAACTCGAAAAGTTATATTTGAATAACAGAGTATCTTTCATTGTTCAATACTTCAAGCATAAATTCTACAGGATCTGGAAGTTGATTTTTAATAAGGTTTTCAAATATTTTTTGAGACATTCCAGAACACCAAAGTAGGCAACTCATATCCATGATTTTTATACCTTTCTCTTATCGCATCAAAAAGTGGTGCGTCAGGTGAAACTCTTGTGGCTTCGTCAAACTCCATGTCTGAGACAATATATAATTTTTGGGGCAAGTCCTCTTGTGCTAAATTTTTATTTATTGCAATATTTTAATATGAGTGTGAAGACTGCTTCAATATCTGTGTTGCATTCCCAGTGTGCATTCTCCAAAATTTTAACTTTCTCATAAATAGTTTGTCCTTGGATTTTTTGTAGCTTAGGTTTTGCAGAAAAAGTATTAAAAAAGCTAAAAGATATATCAAAAAAATCAAAAATGCTTCTATTTATGAGAAAAGAAATAAAAAACAATAAATTTGTTGTATTTAAACCGTTATTTTCGACAAAAACTCTGAAATTAGGTTCTTGACAACTTTTTAAAAAGTCTTTATAATATTTACCCCCTCTATTTACAAAAAAAAAGAATAGTGATATAATATTATTGTTTTTGAATGTAGTAAAATGGAGAAATTTTCATGCAATATGAAAAGTAAATATTTTTAGAGGGGCAGTGATGTTAAGGTGGTTGATAAACTTCACCTTCAACAGCTAAAAAAGGATATAGAAGCCCTAAAAGGCGAAAAGGTTTTAATTCGCGCAAATAAAGGACGAAAAAAGATGATTGAGGTTGAAGGTATTTTAGAAAACACTTATTCAAACATCTTCGTTGTCAAGTTTCCAGTTGACAGAGAATGTAAACAGTTCAGGTGTGTAACATACACCTATTCTGATCTCATTACAAATACGGTAGAAATTATTCTTTGTAGGACAAATACAAAAGTAGGTGTCATGTAAACTCTATAGTTTTGTTGAAACTTCTTGTATGTTTCTATTATAATCGAAAATATTGATTTGTCAACTACTCAAATAGAGCTTATTCTAAAACATTTTAGAGTAAGCTCTTTTTTATTTTACATATTCTTGGGACATCTTGGCATATATTTATATAGTAAAAGAACATTAAACGGAGGCAAGTTAGAATTGGAAAAGAGATTTGAAAAGATTGAATACATGAATATTTATGGTACAGATTCACAAAAAGTAATTGTTGAAGGCGAAATTTTGCTTCCAGAGATAAAACCAGATGCTTTAAAGGTGCTTCAAACTGACAGCAAAGTTTTGATTACCAATGTTGAAATTTTAAATGACAGGGTAGTTGTTCAAGGCGAAATAGAATTTCAGGTGATTTATCTCTCAACTGATCCACAGAAGAAAATTGCTTCTGTTTCAAGTTCAGCTGAGTTTTCAAAAACTTTTGACATGTTGGGGATTAGACCTACAATGGCGTACGAAGTGAAAGATGATCTTATTTATACATTTTGTTCACTTTTAAGTCCTCGCAAACTTTCTGCCAAGGCAATTGCAGAGATTACTGTTTTGGTAAAAGCACCAACTACTGTTGAGTATCTTGCCGATATTGAAGAAAGTTCGATAAAGTATTTAAAAGAAAAAATTTCAATTTCGAATCCTTATACTATAAAAGAAGAGATTTCAAAAAGGGAGATTTTAGAGATATCTCAAGGTAAACCTTCGATCAGAGAAATATTACGATGTTTTGCAAGGCTTTCAGACAGGAACATCAAATTTGACAGAAAAAAGATAACTTTTGATTTAAAAGTAGACTTAAAGACCCTCTATTCACCAGATATTGGGCAAAATCCTATTGAGATGGTTGAGCATGAGGTGTTAATCCAGCACCAATCTGAACTTCCAGACAGTCCTGATGATGTTGAACCGACTGTGAAGTTTTATATCAAAAATTTCAAGGTTATGCCAAAAACTGATGAAGTGGGCGAACTTCGCAGGATAGAGTATGACATAACCATTGAAGCTGAGATAGCATTCCATGATGTAAAAACTATTGAACCCATTATTGATGCATATTCGACAGCGTATGAGATAAAAGATTCTAAAAAAATTCTCAGCATAGAACAATTTGTTGGGAAAGTTCGACATGTACATCTTTTAAAAGATATAATTACTCTTCCTACGGAACCTGAACAGGTATTTTCAGTTTCTGGAAGGATTGAGATAGATGTTATAAAGCCAGAAAAGAATAAAGTTAATATAAAAGGTGTAGCTGTTATATTTTTGATTTATCTTTCAAAAGACCAGCAGGATATCATAAAAAATACAACATCGCAAATTCCTTTTGATGTTAAATTGGATATAGAAGGGGTAGAAGAGACCGACAGGGCATTTGCAAATATTGAGATAGAAAACATATCATTTTCAATCATTTCTACATCTGAAATTGAACTGAGAATTCATCTTGCGATTGAAGCGTGGATAAAAAGAGCTCTCTCGAAAGAAATTTTATCTGATTTAGAGTTTGTAGAAGAGATAAAAAAAGAAGATGAGAGACTTGCAAGTGTGTACATCTATACTGTCCAGAAAAATGACACTCTGTGGAAAATAGCAAAAAAATACAGAACAACAGTAGAAAAAATCATAGAATTCAATCAGATAGATAAAGAAGAAATTGTACCTGGGCAAAAACTTTTAATAGTTAAATAGAGAAAGTAAACTGCCTCATTTAGAAATGAAGTTCCAAATGAGGCAGTATTTTTTTACGATTTTATAGGCGCTTTTTTGAGAATGACATCTATACATTTGTTTATGTCACCTGCGCCAATAGTTGCAACAATGTCTCCTTTTTTAGCCTCTTTTACTACATAACAGGCGATATCTTCAAAATTACTTATATACTCACAGTCAACTCCAATTTCTTTCAGTTTAAAATAAAGCTTTTCAGATGTAATCCCAAAAACATTTTTTTCACGTGCGGCATATACATCTGTTACAATAACCTTGTCAGCTAACTTCAAGCTTTCAGCAAAATCGTTTAAAAGAGTTTTAAGTCTTGAAAAAGTATGAGGCTGAAATATTGCAATAACCTTTCCTTTAGAAATATTTTTGAGAGTAGCAAGTGTTGCTTTAATTTCAGTGGGATGATGAGCATAGTCATCATAAAGATATATTCCATCGAACTCTCCTACCTTTTCAAGCCGACGAGAAGCTCCACAAAATTCAGAGAGAGCATGTTCAATAATAAAAGCTTCCACACCTAACTTTGAAGCAACTGCAAATGCCGCAAGTGCATTGTAAACATTGTGAAAACCAGGAATATTAAGTTTTATATGAGCTAAAACTTCATTGTTATTATTTTTAACATTAAATTCATAATATCCATCATTGCAAATAATATTATCGGCAAAAATGTCAGCTTTTTCTTTTGTAGATATACAAATTACTTTTGTATGAAGTTTGCTTATAACATCTTTAACATTTTTGTCATCGCAGTTTACAACAATAAACCCTGAACTGGGAATTTTCATTGCAAACTTTTTAAAAGATTCTTTTATTGAATCTACATTTTTGAAATAATCTAAGTGGTCATTATCGATGTTTAAGATAACTCCAATTGTAGGGTTGAACTTTAAAAAACTATCCACATATTCACATGCCTCAACAACGAGATAATCTTTAGAGCCAATCACAAAATTTCCACCAAGTTGTTTTACAAATGCGCCTACCAAAATTGTAGGGTTATAATTTGCTTTTTCCAGTATATAACCAATCATAGAAGTTGTAGTTGTTTTTCCATGTGTACCTGCGATTGCTATTACATTTTTAAAATCTTTCATCAAAAACCCTAAAAATTCTGCCCGTTCATAGATTTTCAAATTCATTTTCTTTGCTGCTACAAGCTCAGGATTATCTTTTGAAATTGCCGCAGTGTATATTACAATTTCATCACCGTGTATATGACTTTCATCATGACCAATATATACATTTATTCCGTTTTCTCTTAGCACTTTTGTAGTAGCGCTTTCCTGCATGTCAGAGCCTTCAACGCAAAAACCCTGATTTTTGAGTATCAAAGCAATTGCGCTCATTGATATTCCACCGATACCTATAAAAAAGTATTTATTCATTTTTAAAAAACTTACCTCCAACCTGAAAGTTTCAATGCTAAAATACTTCTACATTTTATATTATACTTCTTTTTTGCTTGGCTTGTTAAAAAATTTTACAATCTATTGTAATAAACAATAAGTCTTCATCAAAGACACAGTTACCTGCTTTTTTGTTATCCTTGTTCAACAAAATTTCGCACATTTTATACAAAATATGTATTGATTTCGCCTAAATTAGCTGTTATATTTTTATTTATAATCGAAATCGATTACGTACAAATCTAAATTAAAGAAAAAGGATGAGGAAGATGAAGTATACAATAAAAGACATAGCAAAGATAACTGGCTATTCTGTTGCAACAATTTCAAGGGCGTTGAGCGGTAAAGAAGGAGTAAGTGAGGAAAAAAGAAAAGAAATCCTGAAAATTATAGACCAGCTTGGATATATTCCAAACCAGAGTGCAAGAAGGCTCAGAAGCAAAGAGACAAAAAATATTCTGGTGATGATACCTGATATAGAAAACTACTTTTTTAACAAGTTAATTAAAGGTATTGAAAAGGAAGCTCGCAAAAAAGGTTACAATATTATCCTTGGAGATTTTTCGGATTCTCAAGAAATTGAAGAGGAATACTACAAAATGATGAAAGGACAGATAGCAGATGGAATATTGATTGTTGGAAGTCTGAGCGGTCCTCAAAAGATTGTTGAAATATCAAAACAATTTCCTTTGGTTATAATTTCTGACTATTTTTCGGACGAGCTTGTGACTGTGTGTATTGACAATTTTAAAGCTTCATATGATGCTACAATGTTTTTGTACAAGTGTGGATACAGAAAGATTGCTAAAATAACAGGAAAAATTGGATCTATTCTTTCTCAAGACCGACTAAGAGGATATAAAATGGCTCTTGAGAACTTAGGGTTAGGTAGTGATGAAAAATATATAAAATATGGTGATTTCAAGTACGAAAGTGGTTACAAACTTACAAAAGAACTTTTGAAAATGTCATCTGCTCCAGATGCTATCTTTTGCTCAAACGATGAGATGGCAATTGGGGCATGTGATGCAGCAAAAGATCTGGGTTTTTCTATTCCCGATGAGCTTGGTGTTATGGGCTTTGATGATATCGAACTTTCTTCAATGGTGACACCAAAGATTTCTACAGTTCACCAGCCAAGATATGAAATGGGAAGATTGGCTGCACAACTTTTAATAAAAATTTTGTCTGGTGAGAAAATTTCAAAAGGTAAATATATACTTGATACTTCAATAATTCCAAGAGAATCAACCAGAAATGCAAATATCACAAAATGATATGCATTTTTTAAAGACCTATTGACAAATTGAACAAGATATAATATATTTTATTTAGCGTAAACGATTACGATAGACAATAAAAATAGCTGCCTGATCTCACAAAAAACTAATTAGATAAAGACCAGGCATAAAATTGGTAATATCCCATCATATGGGATATTATACATCTCCCCAATATATATTATATCACAAAATTACTTAAGAGGAGGTATTTTTAAATGAAAAGATTTATTGCTGTTGTCATTCTAATTGCATTAAGTGTTAGTTTATTTTTGGTCTTTGGTCCTGACAATTCTAATGCCAGTTCTAAAAAACAGGTCACAATCACCTATGTACGTGGCAAGGACGAAACCCATGCAACAGAAAAAATTATTCAAGAGTTCATGAAGAAAAACCCTGATATCAAGGTAATCTACAAAGAAAACCCCTCTGACACAGGTCAAAATCATGACCAGCTTGTGACAGTACTGAGCGCTGGTGGTTCTGACATTGACGTGTTTGACATGGATGTTATCTGGCCAGCTGAGTTTGCTCAGGCAGGTTACACACTTCCTCTTGACAGGTTTATAAAGCGTGACAAGATTAATCTCAATGACTACATTAAAGGGACAATTGATGCTGCAAGATTTAAAGGGCAGATGTGGGCATTTCCAAGGTTTATTGATGCAGGACTTCTTTATTACAGAAAAGATATTGTTCCCCATAATGAACTCCCAAAGACATGGGATGATTTGATTAAGGTTGCTAAAAAATACAAAGGTAAAAATGGGACAAAATATGGATTTTTAATGCAGGCAAAACAGTACGAAGGTCTTGTTTGTGATGCTATAGAATATATTGCATCTTATGGTGGAAGAGTTGTTGATGAGAGTGGAAACATTGTAGTTAATAACAAAGGAACAATTGATGGACTTAACATGATGAGAAAAGTTATAACATCAGGGATTGTTCCACCAAACATCAACACATTTACAGAGATTGAAACACATACTGCTTTCATAAACGGTCTTGCAGTGTTTGCAAGAAACTGGCCATACATGTGGGCTATGGTAAACAGTCCACAGTCAAAAGTAAAGGGAAAAGTTGGAATCTTGCCTCTTCCAAAAGGTTCAAAAGGTTCAGCTGCTTGTCTTGGTGGCTGGATGGTTGGTATTAATAAATATACAAAGAATTCTGAAGCTTCATGGAGACTTTTGAAGTTCCTTGTACAAAAAGAAGGACAGAAACTTATGGCTATTTACAATGGAAATGTTCCAGTGTATAAACCACTTTTCAATGACAAGGATGTAATCAAAGCAAATCCGCTTATTGGAGATAAGAAGTTTGTTGAAGCTATATTAGCAGCTGTTCCAAGACCAGTTTCACCAATTTATCCAAAGATTTCAGATGCTATGCAGATTGAATTTTCCAACATTGTAAATGGCAAGAAAGATGTAAAGACAGCTGTCCTTGATTTAGACAAGAAGTTAAAAGAGCTTGTAAAGACTCAAAAATAAAAGGCAATTCTTAATATTGTGAGTTGGCAGGCTTAAAAGGTTTTTAAGCCTGCCAATCAAGTTTAAAGGGGAGGAAAATAATGGGCAGAAAGGAAAAACTGTTTGGATATTTGTTCTTACTT is drawn from Caldicellulosiruptor diazotrophicus and contains these coding sequences:
- a CDS encoding response regulator transcription factor, giving the protein MLYKVLIVEDEVFMREGLKNLIDWKELGFEIVGEAEDGLSAFEFMEKMQVDVLISDIKVPLLSGLDLIEKVKREIKNPPEVIIISGYADFEYAKKAIQHGVVNYILKPIEEEELVDTLMKIKSKLKKRELIKEGKSLLALEKSFEETIENSNINIENGVYVGIVYFKEMSNWLSLYLDERIENMLLRIKECFEQFKREGLVYEFSEVEGKYYVVATSEEDIKKAYQSIKNIVDFATEIVFAFSRKISKWTQFFDAIYEAAYSLNFALFYNQTGIAFYSSSLPSSKELLYLKEYDKKLILAIEEENSQNLQKIIKEMIEDIKKERYQLDFLRTYLSFVVVSISSYFSRMGLNLEDEIEYFSSLKLEFSNVEDIEKSMLKFCEGVLNKFRHWKTSLSNGIMSELEKYIKENYNKNLTLKSVAQKFYLNPVYLGQLFKKHYGMYFNSYLQKIRVEEAKRLLLSTNMKIYEISQAVGYNDTDYFIQCFAKFCNMTPNQYRKKYRKV
- the metE gene encoding 5-methyltetrahydropteroyltriglutamate--homocysteine S-methyltransferase, translating into MISVVGFPRIGQNRELKKWVESYLDKKLSKEELIQNSKELKKTHWQLQKEYGVDLISSNDFSFYDTFLDHAMLVGSIPEEYKSVFSDDLDLYFALAKGYQDQKNDFKALPMKKWFFTNYHYLVPEITEKTKFELSSTKPFDEFAEAFSIGIKTKPVIIGALTFLKLSKKSNVDMYDKSFWEKLLDVYIQILRRFEELGCEFVQIDEPILVTDLSTKDIELFESFYRNLLSHKGNLKVLLQTYFGDVRDCFEKIISLDFDAIGLDFVDGKFNLDLIKKFGFPQEKFLVAGVVNGRNVFKNNYKNTLELLNMLSSFVDKKNIVISTSCSLLFVPYSLKFETNLDSEKKKFLAFAEEKLKELSDLKLLFSQENFTANSMYIKNVQLFEELEKNKISDISTAVNNLTDDDFERKPCFEERIKLQKEVLKLPQLSTTTIGSFPQTQDVRSARSKLKKGEITFEEYESFIKSKIERVIKLQEEIGLDVLVHGEYERNDMVEFFGENLEGFLITQNGWVQSYGTRCVKPPIIFSDIKRKRPITVEYIKYAQSLTKKPVKGILTGPVTILNWSFVREDIPLKNVAFQLALAIKEEVLELEKEGVKIIQIDEAALIEKLPLRRSEQSEYLSWAIKAFKLTCSKVKPETQIHTHMCYSNFDELLDEIAKMDVDVITFEAAKSDFTLLDSINKSSLKAEVGPGVFDVHSPRIVSKEEMKKLILKMIEKVGKDRLWVNPDCGLKTRKEEEVLPTLQNMVLAAWEVRNNL
- a CDS encoding AbrB/MazE/SpoVT family DNA-binding domain-containing protein; translation: MRVGDLLQIEEKDGRIILTPVVTIAKEQGWFYSEKWQREEATVEQEIKEGKLMVANSLQELFDDLG
- the bioB gene encoding biotin synthase BioB, producing the protein MLNFFQSVQFVKEVEKMIVEYERDINFNEAIILYEIAKHDADLVKNLANTIKQHYFENTIELCSIFPAKVGLCSQDCKFCSQSIHHSCSIEIKDLATLDEVTEYLENVISFPAKRFSLVTSGEKLNDSEFEKILDIYSYISKNYNILLCASLGFLTQERAKKLLKAGVVKYHNNLETSSTYFKNICSTHTHQQKIETLKIAKEAGLEICSGGIISMGEDMIERIKLAFELRELKVDSVPINILNPIKGTPLEDMKIIDQNEIFITLALFRIILPRKTILLAGGKENALGDKEIMAYECGINGCMVGNYLTTKGMEIREKIDMLKFLDLIF
- a CDS encoding DUF7788 domain-containing protein, with the translated sequence MEFDEATRVSPDAPLFDAIRERYKNHGYELPTLVFWNVSKNI
- a CDS encoding DUF7788 domain-containing protein, with amino-acid sequence MFFISFLINRSIFDFFDISFSFFNTFSAKPKLQKIQGQTIYEKVKILENAHWECNTDIEAVFTLILKYCNK
- a CDS encoding Veg family protein, encoding MVDKLHLQQLKKDIEALKGEKVLIRANKGRKKMIEVEGILENTYSNIFVVKFPVDRECKQFRCVTYTYSDLITNTVEIILCRTNTKVGVM